In the Triticum aestivum cultivar Chinese Spring chromosome 2B, IWGSC CS RefSeq v2.1, whole genome shotgun sequence genome, GGAGATGCCCATGCGCGCCAGCAAGGGATCCCGACCTCGCATGCTGCCGCCGTCGAGGATTCAGTGTCTGCTGCTCCGTGAGGTACAATTCGCCCCCACCTCTCCTTCATTTCTAGCGTGGTTGGAGATTGATATAGCAGGCCCATTTTTATCTGCATCGTGCAGGATGTACGCGACAGTCGGACGTCAAGGCTTGGCTGCTGCAAGAGTGGCTCCGGTCATGTCTGAGAGGGATTGTTGGCGGCAAATTTaacaaatttgacctatagacggAATCAAAATTATAGAATGAactatccgtgaaactatttcacgcggctgacctttttgtgtgacgcccgtcATGAAGGCGCCACACtgcactgtgcaacgcctcacagataggcgctacggCCAGCGTCGCACACGTGTGATCAGAAAATTACTAAGtcgtgtgcagcgcctgagagctaggcgccacactatacagtgtagcgcctagctcctaggcgttgcactagtgcagcgcctagctcccgggcgttgcactagtgcagcgcctgagagctaggcgccacgggtcagccgcgtgaaatagttttacggacagttcattctgtgatttaatTTCGTCTATagatcaaatttgtcaaatttgtcATTGTTGGCAGGCAGTGATGGTACTGAAGATATTTTTTAGGCAAGTTGGACCGACGCATGTGTTATGCTGCTGCAGAAACTCATAATTCAGTATGTGCCTTGACCCAGCCATATAGCCAATTCTCATGTGAGTTAATCAGCTAGTGTACTCAGTTACAGGACTACCTCAAATGCAATTCATAAGGGAGTTAAGAACAGAGGGGTACAAACTGAATTTGCCATGTACTTGTCGTGATTAGTGCTTTCCATTATGCTTTGTGAATTCCAAGTAGTCCAAACAAAGGTAGCCATAATTAATAATTCTAAGTTGTTATcaaaaagttgccatggcaagatGTAGAGAGAAAATAATCTAAGATAGTTATCAGAAAAGTTGCCATGTCAAAAAATTGCCATGACAAATTAATAATTCTAAGCTGTTATAAAAAAATTGCCATGACAAATTATTGAGAGAAACATAATTCTAAGTTGTTATCAgaaaagttgccatggcaaattgTAGAGAGACAAATAATTCTATATTTTTATCAAAAAGTTGCCGTGGCAAATTTGTAGAGTGAAAAATAAATTCTAACTTGTTATCaaaaagttgccatggcaaattgTAGAGAGACAAATAATTCTAAGTTAGTTATTAGaaaagttgccatggcaacttaAGATGTTAAAAAACATGGCAACGTTATAGATGTTAAAAAACATGGCaaagttgccatggcaacttaAGATGTTagaaaacatggcaacattatagatgttcaaaaacatggcaaacttgccatgggAATTTAAGATGttaaaaaacatggcaaactttACGATGtgcaaaaacatggcaaacttctTTTAACTAACTTTGTTCAAGAGCATGGCAAACATGGCAAACTTCTTTAATTAGCATGTTCAAAAACatgcaaacttgccatggcaaagtTATAGATGTTCAAGAACATGgcatttttgccatggcaactCACGATGTTCAAAAACATGTCAAACTTTTCAGATGTTCAAAACTTGCCATGTTATTTTAAATTTCTCAAAACCTTTTGCAAACTTGGCGCGACAAACTAAGATGTGCAATAACATGGCATACTTTTTTAATGAAGTTTGTACAAAAACATGGCAAGCATGGCAAAATATATTAACTAATATGTTCgaaaacatggcaaacttgccatggcaactaaaGATGTTTAAATACATGGCAACCTATTATGCTAAAAAACATGGTAAACTTGCCATGCCAACTAAAATCACTATTTTGATTATAGCTATGTTTTTTCGTGGCAACTAAATGCATTTTTTGCCATGGTTCGTTGTGTCTTCTTGCCATGTCCATCCGAGAAATGTTTGTCATGGCCATTACAAATTAGTTTGAGAGCACAACAAGTTTGTTCTTTCAATTTTGTTTTGCCATGGCAGTTTTACCTAAATCGCCATGGCAAATTTcaacttttattgccatggcaatttaCAACACCGGCAAATTGGTGTGACCAATGGtaatctactatatctaaataggaACCCCCACCACTTGATTTGTATAGACATGCAGGCTATCCACATCAGCAGGCTGCCACGTCAGCAGTTCTCCACCAATCAGCCGTGAGTCATGCAGCCCATTCACCTTAACTTAGGTAGCCTCCCGTGCGACAGATAAAATTAGCAAAAACGAAAAGGTCAATCGCTAGACTCTATACGCAAGCGTCCATTGTGTTAGGAATAGATTTTATATGTTAGTTAATTAACACGGGTTAATTAATGAACCGTCATTAGTTGAATAGGTGTGTCCAACACCGAACAGACGCCTCGTACGGACACATGTGTCCGTACAGACGCATTCTTTCCCTTCCCATCTCTATTGTAACTACCGCCTCTACAAGGCGCCTCTTCGGAGTATATATATATCTTGAGAATCAATGAAATCAGGAGCCTTTCCTTCATTCAATCACTTTTACATTCAACACGTTATCAGCCCTTTGCCCTAACCCGAGCAAGCGATTAGGCCACTAAACAAACTGGCAGCGCCGGCGGCGCCCGCACACTATCAATCCGTCACCGGCGATGTCCTTGATGGCCGAGAGACAGCCGAACGAGTGCGAGCCCAGACCTCTTTGACGCATCGCGTTGTCCCCGGCGGAGCGGTTTCACGAACGGCTCGCCTGCGAGCAACGCGGAACTGGCGACAGTCCAAGCCCACCGGCGCGTGATGCGTGCACGCCTCACGCTGCAGAACGGCACGGCGGCGCAAGTCTCCAGCCGGCGCGTGGTCGCGTGGCCTCGACCTCCCGCATCAGCCCGAGGCGTTCACGGCCCAGGCGCGGCGAATCTCTCAATCTGGGAAGAAACCAAATGCAAATGAGATGAAAGCACAAAATCCAGAGAGAAAGGTAAGAACGGGGAGGGGATCAGAAGGAAACATACAAGATCCCTGTAACACATCTCGTACAAAACGACAATCATCCAAAGACCAACTCTGTATCTTGATTGATACATCAATCAGGTGATTCAATTCCAATTTCGTTCCTGCACGAAGTAAGCACTAACCTCCAGGGCGTCGTTTGCATGCCGTCCAAGGCAAACTTCGGCGGCGACCCATGGCCCGGACAACGCTGCCTCGGCCAGGCTCCTAGCGGAGCGGCGGAAACCTTCGGCCCGGCTGCTCCCAGCCTGCACCCGGAGGCGGCCGCAGCGGCCAACGGCCGGTGCCCGGCATGGCAATGCCCTCAGGCGCGCGGCAGCGCGGTCCACAGCCCAGGCAGAGGCGACACCCTCTGCGCCCGACGCACCCCGGCGGCGCCCTCCATCGGTCTGAATCCTCGGCGCACAGCGACGAGCCCGCCACATGGCCATCATCCGAGGCTCTCGACCTCAGGGCGGCTCCCACGGAGCGACCAACCACGACGCGGCTATCCAGCCCTTCGGCGTGAGCGCACCATGAGCGGCAGTGGAGGCGACGTCCTCCGGCACGGCGCAGAAACCGACGGCCGGCAACGCCCTCTGGCGCGTGGCGTTGTACGAGCAAGCCCTCTGGCTACGGCCGGCGGCGCCATGAACCGCAGCATCGGTGCCTCTGTGCAGAACTAAACAAATCGATGGGTTTGTGATGCATCGAGGATGAGTGGATGACGATAGGGAACCTTATCCCTTCGGCCATTTGAGTCTAAGCCCTTCTAGTTTCTTTTATTGGCAAATGCATCATCAGACTTAATATTACTTGAACACAAGCCATCAGGTTTATTGTTTTAAATTTTGGTTAATACCACTATATAATATCGGTTGAGTTCCAAGGCATTGAGCCTATATGTTTTTGGATGGGCCGACCATTACATCTGCAATGGACCCTAAAGATACTAGTACTGTTCTTTACAATAAATGCAACAACTATGTTTTGCAGTTGATTTTCTTCTTCTTGCAAATCATGATGTAAATTCAGAACAATGATTGTGAAGTGTCATACTTAATATGACTACATCATATTTTATTTGCGTATCACAAGGTATGATGGCATCTACTGCGTAATTTGCAGATTATCCATCACTACTGTGAGGTCTACATTTTTTTATTTTAACAAGATGACTACCTTCGAAGTGCTCTTCCAAGTATTAATATTATATGTGACTACCTCAAGATATTATAAGGTAATACTGGCATCTACTGCAAATTTTGCAGACTATCCATTATTACAGCaaggtctacatcatgtcactTTTGACAGATGATTACCTTCAAAATGATTTCACACATTTTGCATAACATAAGGTAatagaattatgaacatctactgaCAAAAGTCAGACTATGTTATCTATTACTGCGAGATTTACACCGCATCCGGTGATTATCTTCAAAGTGTTATCCTATATAAATTGAGGTCTACACATATGAGTGTATAGCTAGCATCAGCTATCATAAAATTTGCTCCTTTGAAGCAATTATTGTTGTTCACTAAAATTATTTACTCTCCTAGTAAAGAGATAATAATAATGATCTTACATGATTAAAATTGCATTTTTTTCTAGTATGAATTATTTAAGCATAATTTTGCTTGAATAAGTCGTGGAAAATTACACAAATATTACTATTTGTGATGATATTGTCGTCCATACATAAAGGTGGAGACCATAATTTATAGCAAAGATCGAGTGTCTCAAACACTATTACAAGATCCACATCACATTTTGGGTTGATATTTTATAGTGACTAACCCCATGTTTGAAAAATGTCATGGCTATTCTCTTGATAGCTAAATATGTACATATTCATTTTATATGTCGCAAACTTCACTTAGTTCTCAAACTAAGTACATTATggatgagtatttattcacttcGAATATTTTTCCTTTAAGAGAAACATGCTGCCATGAGCACATCACGAATGATCGCCCATTCGTTTTTCAAGACCTCAAGTCTATTGCATCTCACAATTCTGTCAcatgatcaacttcaagttgaGATCTCGTGATCAAATATTTTCATATGCAGATCCAGTTGAAAATTCCTTATACACTTTATCTCCTCTTAAGATGGTACTACCATTTTTATGATGAAGAAACATGGAATTTCTTAAAATCGTCAGATTCAACCAACGGGTGCTATACCATTATTTGAAATTTCTTACTAGTACCGACAATACTATGCAAGTTAGTGGTAACAACACAAAACCATGAGGAATTCGAAGTAAAGTGGATGCTAATAGACAACCAAAGATAGAATCATCTCTTAATAGGAATTGGTCATTTTCAAATGATCAAAAGACAGCTCTCCAGTTTGTCAAATGTGTAGTTATATAAATATTGTACCTATGATTACCAGACCGTCAAACATATGGTTGAACCACACCACAAATTTATTAAAAGGCCAATAAGTTTAATgggataaatttgaaaatttgcaaATAACAACCGAATTCTAGTAAAGGATTGTTCTCAGAATCTTCATCAGAAGGAGGACCAAAATCTAGTGCACAAAATGGAGGATGAACTCATTTGCACTCAAGAATATCGGGGACCTCAGGTAATCTCCTAATTATCCCACCATATTATTAGCCTATACCTGTACTACAACATGTAGTAAAATGTCCAATATCATATCCCTTGGATACAATATTCGATAAATTTGAATGTATGCTTCAATTCATACTCAATATTGTTGCGCACACAATGATTTTCTAAGTATTAATAAATTAAATATTATGCTTGATAGCCTTAGCCATCCTGGTTTGGGGGTGATTAGAAAATTGTTGACAATTCTGTTGGTCACAACTTAACAAGTTGCAAAATATTCCCCATATCATCAGATTATATGTGCACCACATGTGCCATAGGGGAAATCTATTTTAAGGAACTCTCACCTTAACAATTCTAAGCAAGCCACTTATTCTTCCTTGAACACATTCAAAAGATATATGTGGATTGCTTAACCATTATCTGGGGCAATTTAGATAACTTATGGCACTCATATACACATTTATAAATTGTTTAAGTGTGTTTCTAATCACACACAACCATGATCTTACCTGATAAATTGCTTAACTTATCAAAGTAGGAGCAAAATTCTCCTGAACAAAAGATAAATCCATTCAAATGGACAATGTCGTTGAACTCATTTCACGAGACTTTTCTGATTGCATTCAGTACCCTATGTACATACCTAGAATGGTTTAACTAAATTTCTTATCAAACAAAGTCAAATAAATTACATGACCACTTTCAAAGAATTGTAAATTTACTAGCCTCTTCCTGGACAAATACGGCCTTACACACTGTAAGTATGATCTAAATCATACCAACTGCATATTATACTACTTTCCCCTTGTAGTAACTACGTGGAAATCAAtaaagtatttcccatctgcgataatttcgttacataccgatatcaccactccAGCGTACATCAATGGGCACTCACAGACAATTAGGGATCTATGTGAAGAATAACAATTTATCCGTCAATCAAAATTATTCATAGCCCGTATGCTGATTGCATAAGCAATAAGGATATtttccggcattagggggagataagtaccacaaagaatgccgagaaataaattataaatgttattgacattcaatccttatatccacgtactcaaagaatctgaactagaagtttagagaatcatatatttgcaacacattgcaaatctgCCACATACATTTACTGATGACAAGGTGTCACTAAATTCTATATTCCTGCAGTAAAGTGTCAGGAAGAGTGGAGGTACCTGACAAACCACTTTTCTCCCCAAATGAGAGCAAGAGGGGGAGAAAGTCTGACAACACGAGATATAACTTCTCATATGCTTCCGCGGAAACAGAGGAAATCAATTCCTCAACCAGTAAATGtaattcaacatcaagttgaaagacacctcactggatgctcatcatccaaagcccGGCATAAATGTGCACAAATGTTTTGGTGCCGGGACATCGAAACACCTTGCCTCCATTTGTTGTAGGAAATCACAAGGAGTTAAAAGGAATAAATATATTATCCACAAACTTCAATGATTCCATCAGAATCAAATAAACTAAAGACTACATTTGTCGACATATATTTCTTCTCAAATTGCTAAACCTTTTGGGCCCGAACCAAAATCCATGGTAGAGTGCCTCTTGCACTCATATTGGTTCACATAAAAGGAAGTAAGCAATGAAGAATAGCACTCGCTCTACAAATGAGTAGTATTTACCGCAGTAATACCTACTCCTCATAAGTATCTTCCATATGGAATACTAAAAACTTCTCATTCATAGACAAAgtcaatgaggtggtgagaaagcgaggcttgtagcaaaAGGGTTCACGCAGAGACCCGACATCGATTATGATGTAACATACCCTCTTGGTATGAGCGAAATTATGTTTCGATACTAAATATCATTGGCAATAAAAATAATAACAATAACCATGCAGTTGATGGATGAAGTGGCTACATACTCATATGAGTCTCTCATTTCGGAAATCTCTATTCAAGTCCCTGAAGGGCTTATACTTCCGAATCCAAAAGAAAATCGCAATAATTTTTGTGTAAAACTTCATAAGTCACTCTATGACTTGAAATAGTCGGAAATCATATGGTACTACCGACTAAATGAGTTCCTTCTTCAAAAGGATTACTCGAATAATGATAATTATTTACATGTTTAATAAAGGAATCCCAGATTTGATTTCCTTTCATCGCCTCAGTGTATATTGATGGCCTCATCATCAATGTCTATACAAGACCTAAACATACACATAATCATCTCAAGACGGGAAATTTGGATTCAGCCAAATTTAGCTTAAGCTTACAACTTGAGCATTCTCTCAAGAATATATATCAGTCtacatatatccaagacatatatgaGAAGTCCAATGTGGATATATCAAACCAATAAAAGACATGTAATATGGTCATGGTACCCCTGATAGGGTACAAATCCATTCATACCTAGGGGTGATAATGAAGTGATATCAGGACCTGAAGTTCTATCTCACTAATGTCAAAGCACTCATATAATTGCAAAACTACGTCAGACCTGACACTAAATTTGCTATCTTTGTTCAGAGTACAACCCACAACAAAAGGTATATGGACGATATAAGAAATATTAGCTTATATCTCAAGCTCACAATAAAGCTTGGATATTTCCATCAGGAAATACAAGATATGACCATGATATGATATAATGATATTGGCTCTTTCTTTGATCCCAACAATGCCATATCAATGACTGAATTTGCGGGAATAGCCTTTATATGGAAGTCATCTAAGTGGGCATTAATGGCTATTTCTAGTTATCATTTTAACATAATTGCTTTATCTAAAAGCATTGCAAAATATGCATGGCTTAGCAGAACGATTAACCACATTCAAAATCATGTGGTTGAGATTCATCAGAATCACAAACTTGAGTTATCAAGACGCTACCACTTGTGTTATTCAATACCTAAAGGTTATATGAAGAGCAATATCATAAAGCACATTGCTCGAAAATTACTTATCCTCGGAAATTATAGAAAGTGAGGAAACAATTTGCAAACAACATACTTTGAAAATCCTACAGATTATTAATAATGTCATGATCATATCAATGGAATTTGTATTACACATTCTCCAGGTTTGCAAAATTCAGGGGGAGTAATTTCCCAAATCTATAACCTGTTAACAATCATAAGACTGCAtatattgtactctttttcccttcatgagtttttCCCTAATGGTTTCTCATAAAAGGTTTTTAATGAGACAATAGAAGCACAAGTGTACATATATGCCATATCATTTCTCCTTATGTTTTTTCCACTaggttttaaaggagttttcaatGGTATATATAATCGCACTCTTTTTCCTTATGAGTTTTCTCTCAAAGTTTCTCATAATGGTTTTTAATGAGGCTATATCTTCTCAAAGATCATATATCATATACTTTCTATTTTCCCTATCGAGGTTTTTAAAGAAAGTACTCAAGACATATTTATTGGTCTCTAAACTTATTTATGAGTTTTATCCTTCTCCGAAGGTTTTTCTCATATGGGTTATCAAGAGACATAATCATTATATGTTGcctcattttctccttatttttcccactgggtttaaaggagttttagcaacatatctacACTATTCTCCTCATATTTTTTCCCACGGGGTTTTTCAAGGAGACTTTAAAGACTATACAAGGATTTCTCAAGGTGAATGACGAATATACAAGAAGCCTTCAGTAATGGATTATTCAAGAAGAGGTGTTGTACAAGGGGGAGTGTTAGGAATAGATTTTATATGTTAGTTAATTAACACGGGTTAATTAATGAACCGTCATTAGTTGAATAGGTGTGTCCAACACCGAACAGACGCCTCGTACGGGCACATGTGTCCGTACAGACGCATTCTTTCCCTTCCCATCTCTATTGTAACTACCGCCTCTACAAGGCGCCTCTTCGGAGTGTATATATATCTTGAGAATCAATGAAATCAGGAGCCTTTCCTTCATTCAATCACTTTTACATTCAACACATTGCTTGCCATGCGTAATAAACGGTAATCAATACTTGCATGCGTCGGTTTCATAGATAGCCACCAATATACTGTAGAAAACTGATGCTAGAATTAACGGGACGTGAACAAGGAAACTGCTTTGATTACGATGAGAATTTATACTCGGACGACTAGGTTCCTTCATCTCCCTGAAGGTATAAATCTCCATCCATGTCCTACAAAAATCCCAACCGATTCTTCCATCTTTCCTGTATCTCTACCTCCCGCTCTCATACTACGCCGCCGGCCAAGCCTTTAGGGTCCATCGCAGATGGAGATGCGCACACTGCTGCCATAATCCTTGATTGTGTATGCCACTGTTTTGTTCACATCCGTAGTCGAACGCCATGGCGCGTGGGGCCGCCGCCTTGAAGGCGACGACCCGCGTCCTTCTGTCCGGTCAGATCTCCGATGAGCTTCCAGCTGGCGTTGACACTGGTCGAGATCTTCCAGCTGGCGGCCGGTGCACTCTGTAAGGCGCCGTTGTGGTGGTGATCCGTGGTCAAGTTGTAAGGTACTTGGTCGCCGAGCAGTTCTGGCCTCCACCGCTCCACGGCGCCGACGCCGGCGTCGGGTACGCCTATGCGTGGGTGGGCGACGTCAAGTGCGAGAGCCCTGGCCAGTACGGCCCAATAGTATATGGACTGATTTTGCAGCGGAAAGAGGGTCAGCTTTTCTTACCTTTTGTTCATTTGCTCATGTATTTGTATGCAATGGAAAACATAGCCGGTTTTTTTATCAGGTATACTTGGTGCATGGCATCATTCTATTTCGGTTCATTAAATTCTTCCATGGATTTTCAAGTGGGTTATCTTTATATCTTCCTAACTGACTATTAGCTAGCAGTGCTAGATTGGTGACTACAC is a window encoding:
- the LOC123047046 gene encoding uncharacterized protein, coding for MMAMWRARRCAPRIQTDGGRRRGASGAEGVASAWAVDRAAARLRALPCRAPAVGRCGRLRVQAGSSRAEGFRRSARSLAEAALSGPWVAAEVCLGRHANDALEIERFAAPGP